One region of Candidatus Peribacteraceae bacterium genomic DNA includes:
- a CDS encoding ribose-phosphate pyrophosphokinase, which yields MHLFSGSSHPALANALARELGIPLGKIALKKFSCGENYVKFEESVRGQDVYLLQTATHRPNEDIMELLLMCQAAKLSFAHTVHVVLPHFPYARQDRVTEPREPISAKLIAHLLEEAGADHVMTLELHSDQIQGFFSVPADALSSRPIFTKYFKEKNLPDPVVVAPDVGGAKRAKKFADTLGAELAILHKTRPAHQTAEIHEIVGDIKDKTCILYDDLIDTAGTLVSAKKLLRENGAREEMYAAATHAVLSGPAVERLRQAAFTETVVTDSMPLDPKAFPGLRILPIAPLLAWVIQHVESGQSVTAIYKR from the coding sequence ATGCACCTCTTCAGCGGATCCTCACACCCGGCCCTCGCCAACGCCCTCGCCCGGGAATTGGGCATCCCGCTCGGGAAGATCGCGCTCAAGAAGTTCAGCTGCGGCGAGAACTACGTCAAGTTCGAGGAATCCGTCCGCGGACAGGACGTGTACCTGCTGCAGACGGCCACGCACCGCCCCAATGAGGACATCATGGAACTGCTGCTCATGTGCCAGGCCGCCAAGCTCAGCTTCGCGCACACCGTGCACGTGGTTCTCCCCCACTTCCCGTACGCGCGCCAAGACCGCGTGACGGAACCTCGGGAACCCATCTCCGCCAAGCTCATCGCGCACCTGCTGGAGGAAGCGGGCGCGGACCACGTGATGACCCTGGAACTCCACAGCGACCAGATCCAGGGCTTCTTCTCCGTGCCCGCGGACGCCCTCTCCTCCCGCCCCATCTTCACCAAGTACTTCAAGGAAAAGAATCTTCCGGATCCCGTGGTGGTGGCGCCGGACGTGGGAGGCGCCAAGCGCGCCAAGAAGTTCGCGGATACCCTGGGGGCGGAACTGGCCATCCTCCACAAGACCCGTCCCGCGCACCAGACTGCGGAAATCCACGAGATCGTGGGGGATATCAAGGACAAGACGTGCATCCTGTACGACGATTTGATCGATACGGCAGGCACCTTGGTCTCCGCCAAGAAACTGCTCAGGGAGAATGGGGCGCGGGAAGAGATGTACGCAGCCGCCACCCACGCCGTATTGTCCGGTCCCGCGGTGGAACGCCTGCGTCAAGCCGCCTTTACGGAAACGGTGGTCACGGACAGCATGCCGCTGGATCCCAAAGCCTTCCCGGGCTTGCGCATCCTCCCCATCGCCCCCCTGCTCGCCTGGGTGATACAACACGTTGAAAGTGGACAGAGCGTCACCGCCATCTACAAGAGATGA